The following are encoded in a window of Negativicutes bacterium genomic DNA:
- a CDS encoding prephenate dehydrogenase/arogenate dehydrogenase family protein: MSKLNICIIGLGLIGASLGLAIKKHLQNDVYIIGIDKAIVTTNFAVENNFVDYASNLIDENIKKADIVFLCTPVLQIVPMVEKILPYLKPDAILTDVGSTKGFIWSKLKQILPHDIDYVAGHPMTGSEQSGIKAANAELFRNKGYILIPQTAKKEKSVKLVNELLKVTGANITTMGIEEHDAVAAVISHVPHVVAAGLVNILGSAETDVDNKLKLAGGGFKDTTRIASSNSDMWADICISNADNIIIELEKLQTEITGVITDIKNNDRDNIYNYFYKAKCRRDKLIDAANRILKK; the protein is encoded by the coding sequence ATGAGTAAACTGAACATTTGCATAATTGGCTTAGGTCTAATCGGTGCTTCACTAGGCTTAGCAATAAAAAAGCATTTACAAAATGATGTTTATATTATAGGAATAGATAAAGCTATCGTTACAACAAACTTTGCTGTTGAAAATAATTTTGTGGATTATGCTAGTAATTTAATAGATGAAAATATTAAAAAAGCTGATATTGTGTTTTTATGTACACCAGTTTTGCAAATAGTTCCAATGGTTGAAAAGATTTTACCATACTTAAAGCCCGATGCAATATTAACTGATGTTGGTAGTACTAAAGGCTTTATTTGGTCAAAACTAAAACAAATATTACCACATGATATTGATTATGTTGCTGGACATCCGATGACCGGTAGCGAGCAAAGCGGGATTAAAGCAGCCAATGCGGAGTTGTTTAGAAATAAAGGCTATATTTTAATTCCACAAACAGCTAAAAAGGAAAAATCGGTAAAGCTTGTAAATGAATTATTGAAAGTAACAGGTGCGAATATTACAACGATGGGTATTGAAGAACATGATGCTGTGGCGGCTGTTATTAGTCACGTTCCTCATGTTGTCGCAGCAGGGTTGGTCAATATCTTAGGTAGCGCAGAAACCGATGTTGATAATAAGCTTAAATTAGCTGGTGGGGGCTTTAAAGATACGACGAGAATTGCTTCTTCTAACTCTGATATGTGGGCAGATATTTGTATCTCCAATGCTGATAATATCATTATCGAATTAGAAAAACTGCAAACTGAAATTACTGGTGTTATCACTGATATTAAAAATAATGATCGTGATAATATTTATAATTATTTTTATAAAGCTAAATGTAGAAGAGATAAGCTAATTGACGCTGCTAATAGAATATTAAAGAAATAA
- the cobO gene encoding cob(I)yrinic acid a,c-diamide adenosyltransferase, giving the protein MQKGLIIVNTGNGKGKTTAALGLAIRAWGQGLKVLILQFIKGSWKYGELAAISKMDDNIVIMPLGEGFTNKNLEEKEKHKFVAIEALTTAEKEVKSKKWDMIILDEINYALKYDLLELNSVLKLLDEKDSSLHLVLTGRDAKEEIISRADMVTEMKELKHHYKNGIKAQRGIEF; this is encoded by the coding sequence TTGCAAAAAGGATTAATTATTGTTAATACTGGCAACGGAAAAGGAAAAACGACTGCGGCATTAGGCTTAGCAATCAGAGCATGGGGGCAAGGTCTTAAGGTTTTGATCTTGCAATTTATTAAAGGTAGCTGGAAGTATGGAGAGTTAGCGGCAATTAGTAAAATGGATGATAATATTGTCATTATGCCATTAGGGGAAGGGTTTACTAATAAAAACCTTGAGGAAAAAGAAAAACATAAATTTGTTGCGATAGAAGCATTAACAACAGCTGAGAAAGAAGTAAAATCAAAAAAATGGGATATGATTATTTTAGATGAGATTAATTATGCCCTAAAATATGATTTGTTAGAGCTAAATTCAGTGTTGAAGTTACTGGATGAGAAAGATTCATCATTGCATTTAGTATTAACAGGTCGTGATGCTAAAGAGGAAATAATTTCTAGAGCGGATATGGTAACGGAGATGAAAGAATTAAAGCATCATTATAAAAATGGAATAAAAGCGCAAAGAGGAATAGAGTTTTAA
- a CDS encoding MFS transporter: MEQERLWTRNFVVISLASFFVAMVFYLLMTTMALFSVQEFQANQSQAGLASGVFVVGALGFRLLVGRYIELIGRKKVVYGSLFLFFLLSFLYWKVDNLQFLFLVRFIHGGAFGAANTAIQTIIIDNIPLAKRGEGIGYFSLSSTLATAIGPLLGIVLMQYCGFEMIFLACNILAMISIICLYLAQIKNVELNIEQRNSFKNLHWQDFFEEKALPISLIMFVMGIAFSGILTFINSYALSLNLALAAKFFFLIYAVFIIISRPFTGRLLDLKGDNFIMYPALFVYGISLFLLSEGYNDYLFLTAGALIGLGFGTVMSSSQVIATKKAPRHKIGLATATFFFALDFGVGIGPYFIGLLIPYIGFSGMYKLLSIIVIAMILAYHYLHGKSFKNITTK; encoded by the coding sequence TTGGAACAAGAAAGATTATGGACAAGAAACTTTGTCGTTATATCATTAGCCAGTTTTTTTGTCGCCATGGTATTTTATCTGTTGATGACAACGATGGCGTTGTTTTCAGTACAGGAATTTCAAGCTAATCAAAGTCAAGCTGGATTAGCTAGTGGAGTCTTTGTCGTAGGGGCATTAGGATTTAGACTGTTAGTTGGCAGATACATTGAACTAATTGGCAGAAAAAAAGTAGTATATGGAAGTTTATTTCTTTTCTTTTTATTAAGTTTTTTATATTGGAAAGTAGATAATTTGCAGTTCTTATTTTTAGTAAGGTTTATTCATGGGGGAGCATTTGGGGCTGCTAATACAGCTATTCAGACTATTATTATTGATAATATTCCTTTGGCTAAACGCGGTGAAGGAATTGGTTATTTTTCGCTTAGTTCGACATTAGCGACTGCGATAGGACCACTATTGGGAATTGTATTAATGCAATATTGTGGTTTTGAAATGATTTTTTTAGCTTGCAATATTTTAGCAATGATCAGTATCATATGTCTTTATTTAGCACAGATAAAAAATGTTGAACTGAATATAGAGCAAAGAAATTCCTTTAAAAATTTACATTGGCAAGATTTTTTTGAAGAAAAAGCCTTGCCAATTTCCTTGATTATGTTTGTGATGGGAATTGCTTTTTCTGGTATTCTTACGTTTATTAATTCTTATGCTTTAAGTTTGAATTTAGCTTTAGCAGCGAAATTTTTCTTTTTAATTTATGCTGTATTTATCATTATTTCAAGACCTTTTACCGGACGATTGTTAGATTTAAAAGGCGATAATTTTATAATGTATCCAGCATTGTTTGTTTATGGTATTAGTTTGTTTTTATTAAGTGAAGGTTATAATGACTATTTATTTCTTACGGCCGGAGCTTTAATTGGTTTAGGATTTGGTACTGTTATGTCTAGCTCGCAAGTTATTGCCACTAAGAAAGCACCACGACATAAAATTGGTTTAGCCACCGCTACTTTTTTCTTTGCGTTAGATTTTGGCGTAGGAATAGGACCTTATTTTATTGGATTATTAATACCTTATATCGGCTTTAGTGGAATGTATAAGCTTTTAAGTATCATTGTTATTGCAATGATACTTGCATATCATTATTTACATGGTAAATCATTTAAAAATATTACAACTAAATAA
- a CDS encoding DUF456 domain-containing protein — protein sequence MDGFLIIANIIFIILLLISSLLTIISLPGNILLLISMLLYGLYDNFIHLTYYDILIVVVLLIIGEVIEFINGPVLAKAKGASTKTVIFTGIAMIIGGVLGSIVLIGIGSIIGAILSGFLTAFYFEYNESKNIESAKIIAKAIVKGQIMGVLIKFIIVLFSIGFLITKLSWQ from the coding sequence ATGGATGGATTTTTAATAATTGCAAACATAATTTTTATAATATTATTGTTAATAAGTAGTTTACTAACAATAATAAGTTTACCGGGCAACATTTTGCTGTTAATTAGCATGTTACTATATGGTTTGTATGATAATTTTATTCATTTAACTTATTATGATATTTTAATAGTAGTAGTCTTGTTAATAATAGGTGAAGTAATTGAATTTATTAATGGACCGGTTTTAGCTAAAGCGAAGGGTGCTTCAACTAAGACTGTCATTTTTACTGGCATTGCAATGATTATTGGTGGCGTTTTAGGTTCGATAGTATTAATAGGAATAGGTTCAATTATTGGGGCTATTTTAAGTGGTTTTTTAACAGCCTTTTACTTTGAATATAATGAAAGTAAAAATATTGAAAGTGCTAAAATTATTGCTAAAGCGATTGTTAAAGGACAAATTATGGGAGTTTTAATTAAATTTATAATAGTGCTGTTTAGTATTGGTTTTTTAATTACAAAGTTATCGTGGCAATAA
- a CDS encoding insulinase family protein produces the protein MTNLLVNNIYHGFKLKEIKKIKEIATEAFLFQHEITGARLLFLENEDDNKVFSISFRTPPADNTGVAHIVEHSVLCGSRKFNLKEPFVELVKGSLNTFLNAMTFPDKTMYPVASRNDKDFQNLMDVYLDAVFFPNIYKYPEILMQEGWHYEIEDKADELTYKGVVYNEMKGVFSSPESILDSKIFSSLFPNSTYGFESGGDPDEIIDLTNEQFLEFHAKYYHPSNSYIYLYGKMDILEKLQFLNTEYLSNFTALSVNSAIDKQELFTECVEKIDYYPVSTNEELHDKTFLSLNYIVGDIKEAEEMLAFQILEHLLLKTQAAPLKKALVDAQLGKDVLSMFNNDILQPTFSIILNGSNKEKKADFIKVITETLNELVENGIDKKLIEASISLLEFKLREADFGHSPKGLIYNIKCMTSWLYDQDPFMYLEYETILNTIKNEKDNNYFENLIKNKILNNSHKTLVILEPKKGLAEEKEAEIKAQLEAVKKDLSVEQIDKLILQTAQLKERQEQPDTPESLASIPLLEISDINKDSEKLVFQEKNEAETKVLLHNLNTNKIAYLSLYFDAGVLPENLIHYTYLFSELLGKVDTVNYKYADLANEININTGGIGFDLYAYSKDENYSEYYPKFKIKAKALIEKIPSLTNLLTEIMHNSLFVNKKRIKELVDQIKASMEMSLIRNAQQVAASRVTAYFSDSAKYNELGSLSFYEFINNFSKNFDDEFNILQERFVEVKEYIFNKNNLLTSITLTEAEYNEFVVHYKNLVKSLNNQPFEQQKYTFSLVKLNEGLMTSGKVQYVAKGANFMKLGYHYTGSLKVLETILRYDYFWNKIRVQGGAYGAFTHFRTNGNMVFGSYRDPNLTETIDVYNETANYLRNFAVSEREMTKYIIGTISGVDSPLTPQMKGALATECYISNVNDIKIQQERAEILQTNQDTIKGLAELIEAAMQENYLCVVGSESKITQHKEVFGQTKHLI, from the coding sequence ATGACTAATTTGTTAGTAAATAACATTTATCATGGTTTTAAATTAAAGGAAATAAAAAAAATAAAAGAAATTGCGACAGAAGCATTTTTGTTTCAACATGAAATTACTGGAGCAAGATTGTTGTTTTTGGAAAACGAAGATGATAATAAGGTTTTTTCTATTTCTTTTAGAACACCACCGGCAGATAATACGGGGGTTGCGCATATTGTAGAGCACTCAGTGCTATGTGGCTCGAGAAAATTCAATCTAAAGGAACCGTTTGTAGAATTAGTAAAAGGTTCATTGAATACTTTTTTAAATGCGATGACTTTTCCTGATAAGACTATGTATCCGGTAGCTAGTAGAAATGATAAAGATTTTCAAAATCTTATGGATGTTTATTTAGATGCAGTTTTTTTTCCTAATATATACAAGTATCCAGAGATATTAATGCAAGAAGGCTGGCATTATGAAATAGAAGACAAGGCTGATGAGTTAACTTATAAAGGTGTTGTTTATAATGAAATGAAAGGCGTGTTTTCTTCGCCAGAATCAATTTTAGACAGTAAAATTTTCTCATCATTATTTCCTAATTCTACTTATGGCTTTGAATCAGGAGGAGATCCTGATGAAATTATAGATTTGACTAATGAACAATTTTTAGAATTTCACGCTAAATATTATCATCCTTCCAATAGTTATATTTATTTGTATGGTAAAATGGATATTTTAGAAAAACTACAATTTCTTAACACAGAGTATTTAAGTAATTTTACAGCTTTAAGCGTTAATTCCGCTATTGATAAGCAAGAATTGTTTACTGAATGTGTTGAAAAAATTGACTATTATCCTGTATCAACAAATGAGGAATTGCATGATAAGACATTTTTAAGTTTAAACTATATTGTGGGTGATATTAAAGAAGCAGAAGAAATGCTTGCTTTCCAAATATTAGAGCATTTGTTGTTAAAAACACAAGCTGCTCCACTAAAAAAGGCATTGGTTGATGCTCAATTAGGTAAAGATGTTTTGAGTATGTTTAATAATGACATCTTACAACCTACCTTTAGTATCATTTTAAATGGCTCAAATAAAGAGAAAAAAGCTGATTTTATTAAGGTTATAACTGAAACCTTAAATGAATTGGTGGAAAATGGTATTGATAAAAAGTTGATCGAAGCTTCAATCTCATTATTGGAATTTAAATTAAGAGAAGCTGACTTTGGACATAGCCCGAAAGGTCTAATTTATAATATAAAGTGTATGACCAGTTGGTTGTATGACCAAGATCCATTTATGTATTTAGAATATGAAACTATTCTAAATACAATTAAAAATGAGAAAGATAATAATTATTTTGAGAATTTAATTAAAAATAAGATATTAAATAATTCTCATAAAACATTAGTGATATTGGAACCAAAGAAAGGCTTAGCTGAGGAAAAAGAAGCTGAAATAAAAGCACAATTAGAAGCTGTGAAAAAAGATTTAAGTGTAGAACAAATAGATAAGTTGATTTTGCAAACTGCGCAGCTTAAAGAACGCCAAGAACAGCCTGATACACCGGAAAGTTTGGCTAGTATTCCTTTATTAGAAATTTCTGATATTAATAAGGATTCAGAAAAGCTTGTTTTTCAAGAGAAAAATGAAGCAGAGACTAAAGTTTTATTACATAATTTAAATACTAATAAAATTGCGTATTTATCATTATATTTTGATGCCGGGGTTTTACCGGAAAATTTAATTCATTATACTTATTTGTTCTCAGAACTATTAGGTAAAGTTGATACTGTTAATTATAAATATGCTGATTTGGCAAATGAAATCAATATTAATACTGGTGGTATTGGATTTGATTTATATGCTTATAGCAAAGATGAAAACTATAGTGAATATTATCCTAAGTTTAAGATTAAAGCAAAAGCTTTAATTGAAAAAATTCCTAGTTTGACAAATTTATTAACAGAAATAATGCATAATAGTTTATTTGTTAATAAAAAGAGAATAAAAGAATTAGTTGATCAGATAAAAGCTTCAATGGAAATGTCTTTAATTAGAAATGCTCAGCAAGTTGCTGCCAGTAGGGTTACAGCTTATTTTTCTGACTCTGCTAAATATAATGAGCTAGGAAGTTTGAGCTTTTATGAATTTATCAACAATTTTAGTAAGAATTTTGATGATGAGTTTAATATTTTGCAAGAGCGGTTTGTAGAAGTCAAAGAATATATTTTTAATAAAAATAACTTGTTAACAAGTATTACTTTGACAGAAGCTGAGTATAACGAGTTTGTTGTGCATTATAAGAATTTAGTAAAATCATTGAATAATCAGCCATTTGAACAGCAAAAGTATACTTTCTCATTAGTAAAACTAAATGAAGGCTTGATGACTTCAGGAAAAGTGCAATATGTCGCAAAGGGCGCAAACTTTATGAAATTAGGCTATCATTATACTGGTAGTTTAAAAGTGTTGGAAACAATTTTGCGCTATGATTATTTCTGGAATAAAATTAGAGTTCAAGGTGGTGCTTATGGCGCCTTTACTCACTTTAGAACTAATGGTAATATGGTATTTGGTTCTTATCGTGATCCTAACTTAACTGAAACGATTGATGTTTATAATGAAACGGCCAATTATTTACGTAATTTTGCTGTTTCAGAACGAGAAATGACTAAATATATTATTGGTACTATAAGTGGTGTGGATTCGCCGCTTACGCCACAAATGAAAGGTGCACTGGCTACAGAATGTTATATCAGTAATGTTAATGATATAAAAATTCAGCAAGAGCGAGCGGAAATTTTACAAACAAATCAAGATACTATTAAAGGGTTAGCTGAATTGATTGAGGCAGCGATGCAAGAAAACTATCTTTGTGTAGTTGGCAGTGAAAGTAAAATTACGCAACATAAAGAAGTATTTGGTCAAACGAAACACTTAATTTAA